A window from Pseudomonas sp. MRSN 12121 encodes these proteins:
- a CDS encoding NUDIX hydrolase → MSTAPLSQCLLETPYFKVVREQGYFIIKEAQAVNGVVAVPTLADGRLMLVNLKRRAIGGHSIEFPRGAIDTGESAADAAARELLEETGWQASHVRELGMLHSNTSLLASAVAVCQVQIAEQQAAATDGEVDNLLWVSRQELLAMIASGKITDGHTLSAAMMLLASESA, encoded by the coding sequence ATGAGTACTGCCCCCCTCAGCCAGTGCCTGCTGGAGACCCCCTACTTCAAGGTGGTCCGCGAGCAGGGTTATTTCATCATCAAGGAAGCCCAGGCGGTGAACGGCGTGGTAGCCGTGCCGACCCTGGCCGATGGCCGGCTGATGCTGGTCAACCTCAAGCGCCGGGCCATCGGCGGCCACTCCATCGAGTTTCCCCGGGGCGCCATCGATACCGGGGAAAGCGCCGCCGACGCCGCCGCCCGCGAGCTGCTGGAGGAAACCGGCTGGCAGGCCTCGCATGTGCGCGAACTGGGGATGCTGCACAGCAACACCTCGCTGCTCGCCAGCGCGGTGGCGGTGTGCCAGGTACAGATCGCCGAGCAGCAGGCCGCGGCCACCGACGGTGAAGTGGACAACCTGCTGTGGGTCAGCCGTCAGGAATTGCTGGCCATGATCGCCAGCGGAAAGATCACCGATGGCCACACCCTTTCAGCGGCGATGATGCTGCTGGCCAGCGAGTCGGCCTAG
- a CDS encoding NUDIX hydrolase, translating into MHDRPPLPSAYLHTIDLCLLRYNRERLELEILLHQRDSDPFAGHWALPGIVVNGDVEDRSLNDAVERLRRSSKVDMPLAWLEQVGTVGDAFRDPRCWSSSTFYLGIASELLQPGPKQGFFALSEVASGAFKLPFDHNDLVAQAHERLFSKSLYSSLPLMFLGNEFSAPEAVSIFSLVLRRPVLKTSIRQRLLKMSEAGYLQETGRKKSGDGGRPQATLENLKPAALYLFDRCFLE; encoded by the coding sequence ATGCACGACCGCCCCCCCCTCCCCAGCGCCTATCTGCACACCATCGACCTGTGCCTGCTGCGCTATAACCGCGAACGCCTCGAGCTGGAAATCCTCCTCCACCAACGCGACAGCGATCCCTTCGCCGGGCACTGGGCACTGCCGGGCATCGTGGTCAACGGCGACGTCGAGGACCGCAGCCTGAACGATGCCGTGGAACGCCTACGGCGCTCGAGCAAGGTGGACATGCCCCTGGCCTGGCTGGAACAGGTGGGCACGGTGGGCGACGCCTTTCGCGATCCGCGCTGCTGGTCGTCCTCGACCTTTTACCTGGGAATCGCCAGCGAACTGCTGCAGCCTGGCCCGAAGCAGGGTTTCTTCGCCCTCTCGGAGGTGGCCAGCGGTGCTTTCAAGCTGCCCTTCGACCACAACGACCTGGTGGCCCAGGCGCACGAACGGCTGTTTTCCAAATCCCTCTACAGCAGCCTGCCGCTGATGTTCCTCGGCAACGAGTTCAGCGCCCCCGAGGCGGTGAGCATTTTCTCCCTGGTGCTGCGCCGACCCGTGCTCAAGACCAGCATCCGCCAGCGCCTGCTGAAGATGAGCGAAGCCGGCTACCTGCAGGAAACCGGACGCAAGAAAAGCGGCGACGGCGGCCGGCCCCAGGCCACCCTGGAGAACCTCAAGCCCGCCGCGCTGTACCTGTTCGATCGTTGTTTCCTGGAGTGA
- a CDS encoding adenylyltransferase/cytidyltransferase family protein, whose product MFELALYGGAFNPPHAGHARVMLEAARHARRVLVVPSFRHPDGKCMADFEQRVSWLQAITRHLQAQSPAELAVSRVEQALALADPAPVYSYTLLQRLADDLALDGKRIALVVGEDVARQLPGFHRGAELLRRFSILRIEEQPGVRSTVLRQYLARGETPPSHWLAPGMNPLNYGLYAVHGS is encoded by the coding sequence ATGTTTGAACTGGCCCTTTACGGCGGCGCCTTCAACCCGCCCCACGCCGGACATGCCCGGGTGATGCTCGAAGCCGCCCGCCACGCCCGGCGGGTGCTGGTGGTCCCCAGCTTCCGCCACCCGGATGGCAAGTGCATGGCCGACTTCGAGCAGCGCGTGAGCTGGTTGCAGGCCATCACCCGGCACCTGCAAGCGCAGAGCCCCGCCGAACTGGCGGTGAGCCGGGTGGAGCAGGCGCTGGCCCTGGCCGATCCCGCCCCGGTCTACAGCTACACCCTGCTGCAACGGCTGGCGGACGACCTGGCCCTTGACGGCAAGCGCATCGCCCTGGTGGTGGGGGAAGACGTGGCGCGCCAGCTGCCCGGATTCCATCGCGGCGCGGAACTGCTGCGGCGTTTTTCCATCCTGCGCATCGAGGAGCAGCCCGGGGTGCGCAGTACGGTGCTGCGCCAATACCTGGCCCGCGGCGAAACACCACCCAGCCACTGGCTGGCCCCGGGGATGAATCCGCTAAACTACGGCCTCTACGCCGTCCACGGAAGTTGA
- a CDS encoding nicotinamidase → MNSQTMKTASFDVDAQKSFTPLCPNELPVAEGDRIGGELNFMATLASLRVGSKDAHSPQAPWVVAGHEQMLQPTGLEHADLTWVSHCVPGTEGFTLLDELPAPYDYDYFVWKGVEPDLHPYGACYHDLHGKLSTGVIEFLKSQGVQRVIVGGLALDFCVKTTALQLAAAGFEVIVHLPACRAISAEGATRAIADMQQAGIAIAATREATTRLIGM, encoded by the coding sequence ATGAACAGCCAGACAATGAAAACCGCTTCCTTCGATGTCGATGCGCAAAAGAGCTTCACCCCGCTGTGCCCGAACGAGTTGCCAGTGGCCGAGGGCGACCGTATCGGTGGCGAGCTGAATTTCATGGCGACCCTGGCCAGCCTGCGGGTGGGCAGCAAGGACGCCCACAGTCCCCAGGCTCCCTGGGTGGTGGCCGGGCACGAGCAAATGCTGCAGCCCACCGGCCTGGAACACGCCGACCTGACCTGGGTCAGCCACTGCGTGCCGGGCACCGAGGGCTTCACCCTGCTCGACGAGCTGCCCGCTCCCTACGACTACGACTACTTCGTGTGGAAGGGCGTGGAGCCGGACCTGCACCCCTACGGCGCCTGCTACCACGACCTGCACGGCAAGCTGTCCACCGGGGTCATCGAGTTCCTGAAGAGCCAGGGTGTGCAACGGGTGATAGTCGGCGGCCTGGCCCTGGACTTCTGCGTCAAGACCACCGCCCTGCAACTGGCCGCCGCGGGTTTCGAGGTGATCGTCCACCTGCCGGCCTGCCGCGCCATCAGTGCCGAGGGCGCTACCCGGGCGATCGCGGACATGCAACAAGCGGGCATCGCGATAGCCGCGACCCGCGAAGCGACCACCAGACTGATCGGTATGTGA
- the pncB gene encoding nicotinate phosphoribosyltransferase has translation MDSAFDRSNGVIQSLLDTDYYTFTMMQAVLHQHPNVEVEYQFIVRSRESLVHLIPEIRQELEKLAGLQMREGEQRFLFNKRFREYLTPDFEQFLGLFRFNLRYIHVAALDGQLSIRVRGPMLHCIMFEQPVLAMVSELRNRQRYPEVELEDVSRRLYQKFEWLEKNASREELAEFRVSDFSTRRRLSFKAQREVVKIMSSDFPGVFVGTSNAHLAYEFDLPLIGTMAHQWLMVHQQLGRLRESQNAALENWVREYRGRLGIALTDCISTDFFLKDFDLYFAKLYDGLRQDSGDPLLWADKVLARYRELGIDPRSKDLMFSDGLNFEKCLPILRHVRGQARFGFGMGTSLACDVDGVEPLSIVMKLVRVHGEPVVKFSDDPIKNVCEDPSFLRYAAQVFSVDLAHSPLEA, from the coding sequence ATGGACAGTGCATTCGATCGCAGTAACGGCGTGATCCAGAGCCTGCTGGACACCGACTACTACACCTTCACCATGATGCAGGCGGTGCTGCACCAGCACCCGAATGTCGAGGTGGAGTACCAGTTCATCGTGCGCTCCAGGGAGTCCCTGGTGCACCTGATCCCGGAAATCCGCCAGGAGCTGGAGAAGCTCGCGGGCCTGCAGATGCGTGAAGGCGAGCAGCGCTTTTTGTTCAACAAGCGCTTTCGCGAATACCTGACCCCGGACTTCGAGCAGTTCCTCGGCCTGTTCCGCTTCAACCTGCGCTACATCCACGTGGCCGCCCTCGATGGCCAGCTGAGCATCCGCGTGCGTGGGCCGATGCTGCACTGCATCATGTTCGAGCAGCCGGTGCTGGCCATGGTCAGCGAACTGCGCAACCGCCAGCGGTATCCGGAGGTGGAGCTCGAGGATGTCAGCCGCCGGCTGTACCAGAAGTTCGAATGGCTGGAGAAAAACGCCAGCCGCGAAGAACTCGCCGAATTCCGCGTCTCGGATTTCTCCACCCGCCGGCGCCTGTCGTTCAAGGCCCAGCGCGAAGTGGTGAAGATCATGAGCAGCGATTTCCCCGGGGTCTTCGTCGGCACCAGCAATGCGCACCTGGCCTATGAGTTCGACCTGCCGTTGATCGGCACCATGGCCCACCAGTGGCTGATGGTGCACCAGCAACTGGGGCGCTTGCGCGAGAGCCAGAACGCCGCGCTGGAAAACTGGGTGCGCGAATACCGCGGCCGCCTGGGCATCGCCCTGACCGACTGCATCAGCACCGACTTTTTCCTCAAGGATTTCGACCTGTACTTCGCCAAGCTCTACGACGGCCTGCGCCAGGACTCCGGCGACCCGTTGCTCTGGGCCGACAAGGTCCTGGCCCGCTACCGCGAACTGGGCATCGACCCGCGGAGCAAGGACCTGATGTTCTCCGACGGCCTGAACTTCGAGAAATGCCTGCCGATCCTGCGCCATGTGCGGGGCCAGGCGCGGTTCGGTTTCGGCATGGGCACCAGCCTGGCCTGCGACGTCGACGGCGTCGAGCCGCTGAGCATCGTGATGAAGCTGGTGCGGGTGCATGGCGAACCGGTGGTGAAGTTCTCCGACGACCCGATCAAGAACGTCTGCGAAGACCCATCCTTCCTCAGATACGCGGCGCAGGTCTTCAGCGTCGACCTTGCCCACTCGCCCCTGGAGGCCTGA
- the nadE gene encoding ammonia-dependent NAD(+) synthetase, giving the protein MTRQTQERIARELGIDRQLLRGGEAGEIARRVAFIQQVLRESGCRTLVLGISGGVDSLTAGRLCQLAVEQLRETGHEARFIAMRLPYRSQADESDAQAALDFIRPDSISTCNIADCVDGLMSQVQVDGLRPSAALTDFAKGNVKARARMLAQYAVANFSNGLVVGTDHGAEALMGFFTKFGDGACDLAPLSGLTKTQVRLLAEALDAPQRLVHKAPTADLEELAPGKLDETAYGCSYEEIDAYLMGEPVSDSVRELIESAYRRTAHKRALPRTPA; this is encoded by the coding sequence ATGACTCGCCAGACCCAAGAACGTATCGCCCGGGAACTGGGCATCGACCGGCAACTGCTGCGCGGCGGCGAGGCGGGCGAAATAGCCCGGCGCGTGGCCTTTATCCAGCAGGTGCTGCGCGAATCCGGCTGCCGGACCCTGGTGCTGGGCATCAGTGGCGGCGTCGACTCCCTGACCGCCGGCCGCCTGTGCCAACTGGCGGTGGAGCAACTGCGCGAGACCGGGCACGAGGCGCGCTTTATCGCCATGCGCCTGCCTTACCGCAGCCAGGCCGACGAAAGCGACGCCCAGGCGGCCCTGGACTTCATTCGCCCGGACAGCATCAGCACCTGCAACATTGCGGACTGTGTCGACGGCCTGATGAGTCAGGTGCAGGTCGATGGGCTGCGACCCTCGGCGGCCCTTACGGATTTTGCCAAGGGCAACGTCAAGGCGCGGGCGCGGATGCTGGCCCAGTACGCGGTGGCCAATTTCAGCAATGGCCTGGTGGTGGGGACCGACCATGGCGCCGAGGCGCTGATGGGGTTTTTCACCAAGTTCGGCGATGGCGCCTGCGACCTGGCGCCGTTGTCCGGGCTGACCAAGACCCAGGTGCGCCTGCTGGCCGAGGCGCTGGATGCGCCCCAGCGCCTGGTGCACAAGGCACCCACCGCGGACCTCGAAGAACTGGCGCCGGGCAAGCTGGACGAAACCGCCTATGGCTGCAGCTACGAGGAGATCGATGCCTACCTGATGGGCGAGCCGGTGAGCGACAGCGTGCGCGAGCTGATCGAAAGCGCTTATCGGCGCACCGCCCATAAACGCGCCTTGCCGCGCACTCCCGCCTGA
- a CDS encoding NAD(P)/FAD-dependent oxidoreductase, protein MSAIPSRTNRSPLRMNKDVTALIPDFPFHYANYLQEAEGRPLGSVAAANHGQKVLIVGAGAAGLVAAYEALRMGLHPVVVEASDRLGGRLYAKVQGDPGSEVLCELGAMRFPVSGKALFHYFRKVGMTANSTDFPNPGTAAAISTVVDYQGEKVYYEVDGNPAFPKPQEYVDLENQFFDEFLEHYHFAAMEAAMSEGSINQQKIKELWESVLKPATGTSGDDVSFYAALLQNSGWTKAEIDLFGQIGFGTGGWNTDYPNSILELLRVLYTGLDADHQLMFDGSSSLPQRLWSKTPGELGDTQVYWPEGTTVEALSREVFADPFHKEVRHIERQPDGSFRVLITDTRTNTQHRQEFASVVYTPHVRILDKLRYSGTPQNLPAMDSLLPQPTWEAIMYTHYMQSAKIFAATQRPFWNDPVAANQQRKMSITLSDRLTRGTYLVDYSKSTGTYKGSGIFLSYTWNDDALKFLGDRPDPLPQHVDLCTNLLDNIYPAIDLNEQYSTVNPFVEHNWEDQPLYLGAFKMNLPGQYEYQRRIFSQFMSGIDTGKPDRFILAGDDVSWTAGWAEGAVTTALNAVNKLAVCFGGGSLPGNPGPVESWESLKPIELG, encoded by the coding sequence ATGTCTGCGATTCCTTCAAGAACCAACCGCTCTCCCCTGCGCATGAACAAGGACGTCACCGCGCTGATTCCGGACTTCCCCTTCCACTACGCCAACTACCTGCAAGAGGCCGAGGGCCGTCCACTGGGCAGTGTGGCAGCGGCGAACCACGGGCAAAAGGTGCTGATTGTCGGCGCCGGCGCGGCCGGCCTGGTGGCGGCCTATGAAGCGCTGCGCATGGGCCTGCATCCGGTGGTGGTCGAGGCTTCGGACCGCCTCGGCGGCCGACTCTACGCCAAGGTCCAGGGCGACCCCGGCAGCGAAGTGCTCTGCGAGCTGGGCGCGATGCGTTTCCCGGTCTCCGGCAAGGCGCTGTTCCACTACTTCCGCAAAGTCGGCATGACCGCGAACTCCACGGACTTTCCCAACCCCGGCACCGCCGCGGCCATCAGCACCGTGGTCGACTACCAGGGCGAGAAGGTCTATTACGAAGTGGACGGCAACCCGGCCTTTCCCAAGCCCCAGGAATACGTCGACCTGGAAAACCAGTTCTTCGACGAGTTCCTGGAGCACTACCACTTCGCCGCCATGGAAGCGGCCATGAGCGAAGGCAGCATCAACCAGCAGAAGATCAAGGAGCTGTGGGAGTCGGTGTTGAAGCCCGCCACGGGCACCAGCGGCGACGATGTCAGTTTCTACGCCGCGCTGCTGCAGAACTCCGGCTGGACCAAGGCCGAGATCGACCTGTTCGGGCAGATCGGCTTCGGCACCGGCGGCTGGAACACCGACTACCCCAACAGCATCCTCGAACTGCTGCGTGTGCTGTACACCGGCCTGGATGCCGACCATCAACTGATGTTCGACGGCTCCTCCAGCCTGCCGCAACGGCTCTGGTCGAAAACCCCGGGAGAACTGGGCGATACCCAGGTGTACTGGCCTGAAGGCACCACGGTCGAAGCGCTGTCGCGGGAAGTCTTCGCCGACCCGTTCCACAAGGAAGTCCGGCACATCGAGCGCCAGCCGGACGGCTCGTTCCGGGTCCTGATCACCGACACGCGCACCAACACCCAGCACCGCCAGGAATTCGCCAGCGTGGTCTACACCCCTCACGTGCGGATCCTCGACAAGCTGCGCTACTCCGGCACCCCGCAGAACCTACCCGCCATGGACAGCCTGCTGCCGCAGCCGACCTGGGAAGCCATCATGTATACCCACTACATGCAGTCGGCGAAGATCTTCGCCGCCACCCAGCGGCCGTTCTGGAACGACCCGGTGGCGGCCAACCAGCAGCGCAAAATGAGCATCACCCTCTCCGACCGGCTCACGCGCGGCACCTATCTGGTCGACTACTCGAAGAGCACCGGGACCTACAAGGGTAGCGGGATCTTCCTCTCCTACACCTGGAACGACGATGCCCTGAAATTCCTCGGCGATCGCCCCGACCCGCTGCCGCAGCATGTCGACCTGTGTACCAACCTGCTGGACAACATCTACCCGGCCATCGACCTCAACGAGCAATACAGCACGGTCAATCCGTTCGTGGAACACAACTGGGAGGACCAGCCGCTCTACCTGGGCGCGTTCAAGATGAACCTGCCGGGCCAGTATGAGTACCAGCGCCGGATCTTCTCCCAGTTCATGAGCGGCATCGACACCGGCAAGCCCGATCGCTTCATCCTGGCCGGCGACGATGTGTCATGGACCGCCGGCTGGGCCGAGGGCGCGGTCACCACCGCGCTGAACGCGGTGAACAAGCTGGCGGTCTGTTTCGGCGGTGGCAGCCTGCCGGGCAACCCGGGCCCGGTCGAGTCCTGGGAAAGCCTCAAGCCGATAGAACTGGGTTGA
- a CDS encoding VOC family protein: MKFAYTILYVPDVSASLAFFNRAFGLPTRFLHESGTYGELETGATALAFAAHELAGMNFDGGHVEAHRSVKPLGMEIGLVCEDVHTAHQRALDAGASELSAPSEKPWGQVVSYVRCPDGMLVELCTAVQA, translated from the coding sequence ATGAAATTCGCCTACACCATTCTCTACGTCCCCGATGTCAGCGCCTCGCTGGCATTCTTCAACCGGGCCTTCGGCCTGCCGACCCGCTTCCTCCATGAGTCCGGCACCTACGGCGAACTGGAAACCGGCGCCACTGCGCTGGCCTTCGCCGCCCATGAGCTGGCCGGGATGAATTTCGACGGTGGTCACGTCGAGGCTCACCGTTCGGTAAAACCGCTGGGTATGGAAATCGGCCTGGTCTGTGAAGACGTGCACACCGCCCACCAACGGGCGCTGGATGCCGGCGCCAGCGAACTCAGCGCGCCAAGCGAAAAACCCTGGGGCCAGGTGGTGTCCTATGTGCGCTGCCCCGACGGCATGCTCGTAGAGCTGTGCACAGCGGTACAGGCCTAG
- a CDS encoding GFA family protein, translating to MNPLVYSGGCLCGQIRFQALGPAHNPHYCSCKLCQRHTGALSAAWVEFPRERVTWSSVPATFRSSDYSSRAFCPRCGSSLGAIDDEPTVALLLGSFDDNDQELLKPTHHSYQDARPGWCQGSE from the coding sequence ATGAATCCATTGGTTTACAGCGGCGGCTGCCTGTGCGGGCAGATCCGCTTCCAGGCCCTGGGGCCGGCGCACAATCCGCACTACTGTTCGTGCAAGCTGTGCCAGCGACACACCGGCGCGCTCAGCGCGGCCTGGGTCGAGTTCCCCCGGGAGCGGGTGACCTGGAGCAGCGTGCCAGCGACCTTTCGCTCGTCCGACTATTCCAGCCGTGCGTTCTGCCCCCGGTGCGGCAGCTCCCTGGGAGCGATCGACGATGAACCCACCGTCGCCCTGCTGCTGGGCAGCTTCGACGACAACGACCAGGAACTGCTGAAGCCGACCCACCATTCCTACCAGGACGCACGCCCGGGCTGGTGCCAGGGCAGCGAATAA
- the fae gene encoding formaldehyde-activating enzyme has product MKALDLYIGEGFEGPGVNAAHINILIGPRNGPAGQAFANSLASPSQGHCPFMVIAQPNIPVKPMTLYVNKAAIGSDLHGNATWGASQAGIAKAVLEALLDGTLPKEAEDEWAIVTANWVNPACDDLDAVYRNNYNACRTAIRAALTGKPETAQLKDVVAHISNPFYTPKA; this is encoded by the coding sequence ATGAAAGCACTCGACCTCTATATCGGTGAAGGTTTCGAAGGTCCGGGCGTGAACGCCGCGCACATCAATATCCTCATCGGCCCGCGCAACGGCCCGGCGGGCCAGGCCTTCGCCAACAGCCTGGCGTCGCCCAGCCAGGGCCATTGCCCGTTCATGGTGATCGCCCAGCCGAACATCCCGGTCAAGCCGATGACCCTGTACGTCAACAAGGCGGCCATTGGCAGTGACTTGCATGGCAACGCCACCTGGGGCGCGTCGCAGGCCGGTATCGCCAAGGCGGTGCTCGAAGCGCTGCTCGACGGCACCCTGCCCAAGGAAGCCGAGGACGAATGGGCCATCGTCACCGCCAACTGGGTCAACCCGGCCTGCGACGACCTGGATGCGGTCTACCGGAACAACTACAACGCCTGCCGCACGGCGATTCGCGCGGCCCTGACCGGCAAGCCGGAAACCGCGCAACTGAAGGACGTTGTCGCGCATATCAGCAACCCGTTCTACACCCCCAAAGCCTGA
- a CDS encoding aldo/keto reductase — MQYIRLGNSGLQVSRLCLGTMNMGTPDWKPWIFNEKQSEPIVAHALDNGVNFIDLADFYSAGVGEEVVGRIVKRLARREDLVITTKVGYGTRSGINASGHSRKHVMDSIDASLKRLDMDYVDVFMLHYFDVNTPVEETMSALNDIVRSGKARYIGVSTMLVGQLAKIIMACERNGWVKPINMQLQLNCAYREEEREMLPFCHDQGLGISVFSPLARGLLTGDVQSTRNQTDFFTQQMYSDEASFEIAHSVQRVARARGVSNAQVAQAWVLNHPGVDCMLVGADTTEQFDSALAALETRLDAEELHELERNYTPCDVINDYTAGKRILRTARPGLERFTLSEAVA; from the coding sequence ATGCAATACATCCGTTTGGGCAACTCCGGCCTGCAAGTTTCCCGCCTGTGCCTGGGCACCATGAACATGGGCACCCCGGATTGGAAACCCTGGATCTTCAATGAAAAACAAAGCGAGCCGATCGTCGCCCACGCCCTGGACAACGGGGTGAATTTCATCGACCTGGCGGACTTCTATTCCGCCGGCGTCGGCGAGGAGGTGGTGGGGCGCATCGTCAAGCGCCTGGCCCGGCGCGAAGACCTGGTGATCACCACCAAGGTCGGCTACGGCACCCGCAGCGGGATCAACGCCAGCGGCCATTCGCGCAAGCACGTCATGGACAGCATCGATGCTTCGCTCAAGCGCCTGGACATGGATTACGTCGATGTGTTCATGCTGCATTACTTCGACGTGAACACGCCGGTGGAAGAGACCATGAGCGCCCTGAACGACATCGTGCGTTCCGGCAAGGCGCGCTACATCGGGGTCTCGACCATGCTGGTCGGGCAACTGGCGAAGATCATCATGGCCTGCGAGCGCAATGGCTGGGTCAAGCCGATCAACATGCAGCTGCAACTGAACTGCGCCTACCGCGAAGAAGAGCGCGAGATGCTGCCGTTCTGCCACGACCAGGGCCTGGGCATCTCGGTGTTCAGCCCGCTGGCCCGTGGCCTGTTGACTGGCGACGTCCAGTCGACCCGCAACCAGACCGACTTCTTCACCCAGCAGATGTACAGCGACGAGGCCTCGTTCGAGATCGCCCATTCGGTCCAGCGCGTGGCCCGGGCCCGTGGCGTGTCCAATGCGCAGGTCGCCCAGGCCTGGGTGCTCAACCATCCCGGCGTGGACTGCATGCTGGTGGGCGCCGACACCACCGAGCAGTTCGACAGCGCCCTGGCGGCCCTGGAGACCCGCCTGGATGCCGAGGAGTTGCACGAGCTGGAACGCAACTACACGCCGTGCGACGTGATCAACGACTACACCGCCGGCAAGCGGATCCTGCGTACCGCCCGCCCGGGCCTGGAACGCTTCACCTTGAGCGAGGCCGTGGCATGA
- a CDS encoding NAD-dependent succinate-semialdehyde dehydrogenase: MSALIRNGNYIDGQWSSGGPLYPVFNPANGELIAQVQKAGAEATGLAIDAANRALPAWRGLTAKERSQRLKRWSELMLGNQRELATLLSREQGKPLAEAMGEVVYAASFLEWFGEEAKRAYGDVIPSHKADARIIVTKEAIGVVAAITPWNFPLAMVTRKVGPALAAGCTMVLKPSEETPLSAFALAVLAEQAGIPAGVFNIVSGDAAAIGAALQASSIVRKLSFTGSTRTGKLLMRQAADTLKKVSLELGGNAPFIVFDDADLDAAVKGAMASKFRNTGQTCVCVNRFFIQDGVYEAFTGKLAAAVAAMRVGSALEGETEQGPLINAAALAKVELHVGDALEKGARLLCGGRRHALGGTFYEPTILTEASSDMLIAQDETFGPVAACFRFKDEAEVLQRANDTPFGLSAYFYSRDIGRVWRMAEGLEAGMVGINEGIISTEVAPFGGIKESGLGREGSRYGLEDYLEIKYLLMGGL, from the coding sequence ATGAGTGCGCTGATTCGTAATGGCAACTACATCGACGGCCAATGGTCCAGCGGCGGCCCCCTGTACCCGGTATTCAACCCGGCCAACGGCGAGCTGATCGCCCAGGTGCAAAAGGCCGGCGCCGAGGCGACCGGGCTGGCCATCGATGCCGCCAACCGGGCCTTGCCGGCCTGGCGCGGCCTCACCGCCAAGGAGCGCAGCCAGCGCCTGAAACGCTGGAGCGAGCTGATGCTGGGCAACCAGCGCGAGCTGGCGACCCTGCTCAGTCGCGAGCAGGGCAAGCCGCTGGCCGAGGCCATGGGCGAAGTGGTGTACGCGGCGAGCTTCCTCGAGTGGTTCGGCGAAGAGGCCAAGCGCGCCTATGGCGATGTGATCCCCAGCCACAAGGCCGACGCGCGGATCATCGTGACCAAGGAGGCCATCGGCGTGGTCGCGGCGATCACTCCGTGGAACTTCCCCCTGGCGATGGTCACGCGCAAGGTCGGGCCGGCCCTGGCGGCCGGCTGCACCATGGTCCTCAAGCCTTCGGAAGAGACGCCGCTGTCGGCCTTCGCCCTGGCGGTGCTGGCCGAGCAGGCGGGGATCCCGGCCGGGGTGTTCAACATCGTTTCCGGCGACGCCGCGGCCATCGGCGCTGCGCTGCAAGCCTCGAGCATCGTGCGCAAGCTGTCGTTCACCGGCTCGACCCGCACCGGCAAGCTGCTGATGCGCCAGGCCGCCGACACCTTGAAAAAGGTCTCGCTGGAGCTGGGCGGCAACGCACCTTTCATCGTCTTCGACGACGCCGACCTGGACGCGGCGGTGAAGGGCGCCATGGCCTCGAAGTTCCGTAACACCGGGCAGACCTGCGTCTGTGTGAACCGTTTCTTTATCCAGGACGGCGTCTATGAGGCCTTCACCGGCAAGCTGGCCGCGGCCGTGGCGGCGATGCGGGTCGGCAGCGCCCTGGAGGGCGAGACCGAGCAGGGCCCGCTGATCAATGCCGCGGCCCTGGCCAAGGTCGAGCTGCACGTCGGCGATGCCCTGGAGAAGGGCGCCAGGCTGCTGTGCGGGGGGCGTCGCCACGCCCTCGGCGGGACGTTCTACGAGCCGACCATTCTCACCGAGGCCAGCAGCGACATGCTGATCGCCCAGGACGAAACCTTCGGCCCGGTGGCCGCGTGTTTCCGCTTCAAGGACGAGGCCGAGGTGCTGCAGCGGGCCAACGACACGCCGTTCGGCCTGTCCGCCTACTTCTACAGCCGTGACATCGGCCGCGTCTGGCGCATGGCCGAGGGACTGGAGGCGGGCATGGTCGGGATCAACGAAGGGATCATCTCCACCGAGGTCGCACCGTTCGGCGGTATCAAGGAATCGGGCCTCGGCCGGGAGGGCTCCAGGTACGGCCTGGAGGACTACCTGGAGATCAAGTACCTGCTCATGGGCGGGCTCTGA